A genomic stretch from Oncorhynchus gorbuscha isolate QuinsamMale2020 ecotype Even-year linkage group LG20, OgorEven_v1.0, whole genome shotgun sequence includes:
- the LOC124007473 gene encoding hepatocyte cell adhesion molecule-like isoform X1: protein MIPLIIVVLVATAAAQVSAKFCNLTEESGNHQCYGAVGECLSLRLTANTAEERITLKKGDNRILNFQTGEDWRSKLHQDYVNRSEFFNNGTFRLDRVIEDDSGDYQLDIFNSEGTQLRRVNMQLEIQAPVSEPVLSHLCLPHGETVATCSSEGDGLQYSWTLNGQNLTRSVAYDHYQNSVIMLKSDVTGNLTCMVQNKVSSSNSTIHLLACQSNVRTVSFPQFFSSQIRFVIVTVGIALAVGTLVLLLAVFVGVNRLCGKLRFGHTTSGCSNDEGDAVVYTEVFNTRKREVNQEPTEMVEYGEIKMAASVNEEESPKNQGDMEMTTNQTYDTSFLTTFGRT, encoded by the exons ATGATCCCTCTGATAATTGTAGTTCTGGTGGCCACAGCGGCAGCACAAG TTAGTGCTAAGTTCTGTAATCTCACTGAGGAGAGTGGAAATCATCAATGCTATGGGGCTGTGGGAGAATGTTTGTCCTTACGTCTGACTGCAAACACAGCTGAAGAAAGGATTACATTGAAGAAAGGTGATAATCGTATTCTGAACTTCCAAACTGGAGAAGACTGGAGATCTAAACTGCATCAGGATTATGTGAATCGCTCCGAgttctttaataatggaacattcaGACTGGACAGAGTTATAGAGGATGACTCTGGAGATTACCAATTGGATATATTTAATTCAGAGGGAACACAGTTGCGGAGAGTCAACATGCAACTTGAGATACAAG CCCCGGTGTCAGAGCCAGTGTTGTCTCACCTCTGTCTGCCTCATGGAGAAACCGTGGCCACATGCTCCTCAGAGGGAGATGGTCTTCAGTACAGCTGGACCCTGAATGGCCAGAATCTGACCAGGAGTGTAGCCTATGACCACTACCAGAACAGTGTCATCATGCTGAAGAGTGATGTGACAGGAAACCTGACCTGTATGGTTCAGAATAAAGTCAGCAGCAGCAACTCCACTATTCATCTACTGGCCTGCCAAAGTAATGTCAGAACAGTTTCCTTCCCACAAT TTTTCTCCTCCCAGATTCGTTTTGTAATTGTGACAGTAGGTATAGCTCTAGCTGTTGGAACCCTTGTCCTACTTCTTGCGGTGTTTGTTGGCGTAAACCGTCTCTGTGGGAAACTGAGATTTGGACATACTACTTCAG GTTGCTCTAATGATGAGGGTGATGCTGTTGTATACACTGAAGTATTCAACACAAGAAAGAGAGAAGTCAACCAGGAACCTACAGAGATGGTGGAGTATGGAGAGATCAAAATGGCTGCCAGTGTTAATGAGGAAGAAAGCCCCAAGAATCAGGGGGACATGGAAATGACAACCAACCAGACATATGACACATCTTTTCTGACAACTTTCGGCAGGACTTAG